One window of the Salvia splendens isolate huo1 chromosome 1, SspV2, whole genome shotgun sequence genome contains the following:
- the LOC121752316 gene encoding serine/threonine-protein kinase BSK2-like, which produces MGCFQSKTANVQSPDLPPLPDTNTDLANGEQTDQDQVPAFKEFGLADLRAATNGFSNDLIVSESGVKAPNVVYRGKLRSNRLVAVKRFSKQSWPDPQQFVAEAAGVGKVRHTRLVNLIGCCAEGDERLLVAEYMPNDTLSKHLFHWDKQPLPWEMRVRVACHIAQALDCCNSENRKIYHDLNAYRILFDEEGDPRLSSFGLMKNSRDGKSYSTNLAYTPPEFLRTGRVIPESVIYSYGTVLLDLLSGKHIPPSHALDLIRGKNVLLLMDSSLEGQYTNEDATALVELASKCLQYEAKDRPDLKFLLTAVAPLQKQEVASRLLMSLTKSPVVSPTMVSPLGKACSRMDLTAVHDILLKTGYRDEDGADNELSFQEWTQQVQDMINTKKFGDIAFKDKDFKNAVEYYSKLVSMMPVPSGTVFVRRALSYLMIEQAELALRDAMQAQVCLPEWPMAFYMQALALSKLGMETDAQDMLNDGASFEAKKQNSWRN; this is translated from the exons ATGGGCTGTTTCCAGTCCAAAACTGCTAATGTCCAGTCCCCTGACCTGCCTCCGCTGCCGGACACCAATACAGATCTGG CTAACGGGGAACAAACAGATCAAGATCAAGTACCAGCTTTTAAGGAATTTGGACTTGCAGATCTCCGGGCTGCAACAAATGGTTTTAGCAACGACTTGATAGTTTCAGAGAGTGGAGTAAAAGCACCAAATGTCGTTTATAGAGGCAAGCTTCGGAGTAATAGGCTTGTTGCAGTCAAGCGCTTCTCAAAGCAGTCATGGCCAGACCCACAGCAGTTTGTG GCAGAAGCTGCTGGAGTTGGAAAGGTTAGACATACGAGATTGGTGAACTTAATTGGATGTTGTGCAGAAGGAGATGAACGCCTACTAGTTGCTGAGTACATGCCAAATGATACACTGTCAAAGCACCTCTTCCACT GGGATAAGCAGCCACTTCCTTGGGAAATGCGCGTAAGAGTTGCATGCCACATAGCACAAGCTCTTGACTGCTGCAACTCTGAGAACCGGAAAATCTATCATGACTTGAATGCTTACAGAATTCTTTTTGATGAG GAGGGTGACCCTAGGTTGTCTAGTTTTGGCTTGATGAAAAACAGCCGGGATGGAAAGAGTTACAGCACAAATTTAGCTTACACCCCGCCTGAATTTTTAAGAACAG GCAGGGTAATCCCCGAAAGTGTGATTTACAGTTATGGAACTGTTCTTCTGGACCTTTTGAGTGGAAAGCATATCCCACCAAGTCAT GCTTTAGATTTGATCAGAGGGAAAAATGTTTTATTGCTGATGGACTCATCCCTGGAAGGACAATATACTAATGAAGACGCAACTGCATTGGTCGAACTTGCCTCAAAGTGCCTTCAATATGAGGCCAAAGATAGGCCGGACCTCAAGTTTCTTCTTACTGCTGTAGCGCCCCTTCAAAAGCAGGAA GTTGCATCGCGTCTGCTGATGAGTCTGACAAAAAGCCCTGTGGTTTCACCCACAATGGTGTCTCCACTAGGAAAGGCTTGTTCGAGAATGGATCTTACTGCAGTGCATGACATCTTGCTCAAAACAGGCTACAGAGATGAAGATGGTGCGGATAATGAG CTTTCATTCCAAGAATGGACGCAACAAGTTCAAGATATGATAAACACGAAGAAATTCGGAGATATCGCGTTCAAGGACAAGGATTTCAAGAACGCAGTCGAATACTATTCCAAG CTGGTGTCGATGATGCCTGTGCCTTCTGGGACGGTGTTTGTGAGACGAGCCCTCTCGTATCTGATGATAGAGCAAGCGGAGCTAGCACTGAGAGATGCAATGCAGGCCCAGGTTTGCTTGCCCGAGTGGCCGATGGCCTTCTACATGCAGGCGCTTGCCCTTTCGAAGCTAGGTATGGAGACCGACGCCCAAGACATGCTCAACGACGGAGCCTCGTTCGAAGCCAAGAAGCAAAACAGTTGGCGCAACTAG
- the LOC121800621 gene encoding ent-kaurenoic acid oxidase 2-like produces MMGWGLLVVGLCCVVVFLIVKWVLRSVNEWYYERELGERRYELPPGDLGWPFIGNMWSFLGAFKCSRPDSFISNFADRYGNSGMYKAHMFGNPSIIVTTAEGCRKVLTDDEAFKPGWPSSTMHLIGKHSFVAIFDEEHRWLRKLTSAPVNGHEVLSLYMRYIEDNVVVALEKWAGMGKIEFLTELRKLTFRIIMYIFLSSESEQVMELMEREYTILNYGVRAMAINIPGFAYHSALKARKRLVAVLQSIVTARREWRTKNPVRAKKDMMDALMDAQDDKGRRLRDEEIIDVLVMYLNAGHESSGHITMWATLFLQNHPDVLKQAQAEQEEIVKKRGPDQKGVMLKEIHEMVYLDKVIDETLRVVTFSLTVFREAKKDVRVCGYTIPKGWKVLVWFRGVHFDPETYPDPTKFDPSRWDGFTPKAGNFLPFGGGSRLCPGNDLAKIEISIFLHHFLLNYQLERHNPGSPLMYLPHNRPKDNCLGTITRRSAHQK; encoded by the exons ATGATGGGGTGGGGGTTATTGGTAGTGGGGCTGTGTTGTGTGGTGGTTTTCTTGATTGTGAAGTGGGTGTTGAGGAGTGTGAATGAGTGGTATTATGAGAGGGAGTTAGGAGAGAGAAGGTACGAACTCCCACCAGGTGATCTTGGCTGGCCTTTCATTGGCAACATGTGGTCCTTCCTTGGAGCTTTCAAGTGTAGCCGACCTGATTCTTTCATCTCCAACTTTGCTGacag ATATGGGAATTCTGGAATGTACAAAGCCCACATGTTTGGTAATCCTAGCATAATTGTGACCACAGCAGAAGGATGCCGGAAAGTTTTAACTGATGATGAGGCCTTCAAGCCCGGATGGCCCTCTTCAACGATGCACCTTATTGGAAAACACTCATTTGTGGCGATTTTTGATGAAGAACACAGGTGGCTGCGCAAGTTAACATCTGCCCCTGTGAACGGACACGAGGTGCTGTCCTTGTACATGAGATACATCGAAGACAATGTGGTGGTCGCCTTAGAAAAATGGGCCGGGATGGGGAAGATCGAGTTCTTGACTGAGCTCAGAAAGCTCACATTTAGAATAATCATGTATATATTCCTGAGCTCGGAGAGTGAGCAGGTGATGGAGTTGATGGAGAGGGAGTACACCATCCTCAACTATGGCGTTCGAGCAATGGCAATCAACATACCTGGATTTGCCTACCACTCTGCTCTCAAG GCGCGTAAGAGGCTGGTTGCCGTTCTCCAGTCTATAGTGACCGCACGAAGGGAGTGGAGGACGAAGAACCCTGTGAGGGCGAAGAAGGACATGATGGATGCGCTGATGGATGCACAAGATGACAAGGGGCGGAGACTGAGAGATGAGGAGATCATCGATGTTTTAGTTATGTATCTCAACGCGGGCCATGAGTCGTCTGGACATATCACCATGTGGGCAACTCTCTTCCTGCAGAACCATCCGGATGTTCTCAAACAAGCTCAG GCAGAGCAAGAAGAGATAGTGAAGAAGAGGGGACCGGATCAGAAAGGGGTAATGCTTAAAGAAATACATGAAATGGTGTATCTTGACAAGGTGATCGATGAAACACTACGTGTGGTGACATTCTCACTGACCGTGTTCAGAGAGGCAAAGAAGGACGTTCGCGTGTGTG GGTACACAATTCCAAAGGGGTGGAAGGTGTTGGTGTGGTTTAGAGGAGTTCATTTCGACCCGGAGACATATCCTGATCCCACCAAGTTTGATCCTTCAAGATGGGAT GGATTCACACCGAAGGCCGGGAATTTCCTCCCTTTCGGAGGAGGAAGCAGGCTCTGCCCCGGAAATGATCTAGCCAAGATTGAAATCTCCATCTTTCTCCAccattttcttttgaattacCA GCTGGAACGCCATAATCCCGGGAGTCCATTGATGTACCTACCTCATAACAGGCCTAAGGATAACTGTCTAGGAACAATTACCAGACGCTCTGCTCATCAGAAATAG